Proteins from one Streptomyces roseifaciens genomic window:
- a CDS encoding PEP/pyruvate-binding domain-containing protein, protein MATRPQDTATLAAQTGDVVDLGGPGQADPAVLGGKAARLADMIAAGLPVPPAFCLTTALFTRYLADTGLAGKIEGTEGGTVRELILATRIPAPIADEILAAYEKLGRPRVAVRSSALKEDSAARSFAGQHDTVLDVAGDAALLDAVRQCWASLWSARATAYRDGATAGAMAVVVQEMIHCDVSGVLFTVDPVSARPHRVVVEACQGLGEGLVSGRVSSDLFVVDDGSLEVVEERVRYKVAKWAPLAPGKIGMTKVDAADRNVPCLDHAQLAELAKLGLRVREHYGSEQDVEWGLRDGAFHLFQTRPITTRPAPGDAATRTGTLSPYVTEQPEAVRRGTLWSRMDIGEIFVGLMTPLGLSFARYYQKNVHLDCAAALGVRDTGEADLHMGYYQGHVYLNISYSAYLLGQALPTRNQRHFTKRFVGEEVEGGALADYENPFGTFPGGMEDLRSTAHWLRFTAAEAVKMKSRSGEMVASRLYEFDRARRLDLSRMSRRELHAELTRNLGYFHDMHIGYMPYYINAFGFYGILTELCRLWLGEEGENLQNRIKTDMSSLRTVESAKEIWAVAQAAKDRPRVLRIINEQPLESVEETLRADDEGAVFWERHMEPFLRANGTRGHQEMEITHPRWIDDPSYIFQMIRRYASDGFSADDILRRSSGYRDDSREILTKLSLPQRKVIETVISLYALCSELREATRMSMITSIWLVRNVVYEVGRRLVDKGVLHSLDEVAHLDFEDVRAYLAGEAGEPEAFSRERIDEARRVHEYRKRLPEPPLTFIGEHDITQAVRPAPDGARLSGLGASPGRVVGRARIVEDLAWQADEFEAGEILVTRYTDASWTPLFAIAGGVVTDVGSMLSHSSIVSREFHVPSVVNTKYATQRINTGDMVMVDGDTGTVEVVEG, encoded by the coding sequence ATGGCAACCCGTCCCCAAGACACCGCCACCCTCGCAGCGCAGACCGGCGACGTCGTCGACCTCGGCGGCCCCGGGCAGGCCGACCCCGCCGTCCTCGGCGGCAAGGCCGCCCGGCTCGCCGACATGATCGCGGCGGGGCTGCCGGTGCCGCCCGCCTTCTGCCTGACCACCGCGCTCTTCACCCGCTACCTCGCCGACACCGGCCTGGCCGGCAAGATCGAGGGCACCGAGGGCGGCACGGTCCGCGAGCTGATCCTCGCGACCCGCATCCCCGCCCCGATCGCCGACGAGATCCTCGCCGCCTACGAGAAGCTCGGCCGGCCGCGGGTGGCCGTGCGCTCCTCGGCGCTCAAGGAGGACTCGGCGGCGCGCTCCTTCGCCGGCCAGCACGACACGGTGCTGGACGTCGCGGGGGACGCGGCGCTGCTGGACGCCGTGCGGCAGTGCTGGGCGTCGCTGTGGTCCGCCCGGGCCACGGCCTACCGCGACGGCGCCACGGCCGGGGCGATGGCCGTCGTCGTCCAGGAGATGATCCACTGCGACGTCAGCGGCGTGCTGTTCACCGTCGACCCCGTCAGCGCCCGGCCGCACCGCGTGGTGGTCGAGGCCTGCCAGGGGCTGGGCGAGGGTCTGGTGTCCGGGCGGGTCTCCAGCGACCTGTTCGTCGTCGACGACGGCAGCCTGGAGGTCGTCGAGGAGCGGGTGCGCTACAAGGTGGCCAAGTGGGCGCCGCTGGCACCCGGGAAGATCGGGATGACGAAGGTCGACGCCGCCGACCGCAACGTCCCCTGCCTGGACCACGCGCAGCTCGCCGAGCTCGCGAAGCTCGGGCTGCGGGTGCGCGAGCACTACGGCAGCGAGCAGGACGTCGAATGGGGCCTGCGCGACGGCGCGTTCCACCTCTTCCAGACCCGCCCGATCACCACCCGGCCCGCCCCCGGCGACGCCGCGACGCGCACCGGGACGCTCAGCCCGTACGTGACGGAGCAGCCGGAAGCCGTCCGGCGGGGCACCCTGTGGTCCCGCATGGACATCGGCGAGATCTTCGTCGGGCTGATGACGCCGCTGGGCCTGAGCTTCGCGCGCTACTACCAGAAGAACGTCCACCTGGACTGCGCCGCGGCCCTCGGCGTCCGCGACACCGGCGAGGCCGACCTGCACATGGGCTACTACCAGGGGCACGTCTACCTCAACATCTCCTACAGCGCCTACCTCCTCGGCCAGGCCCTGCCGACGCGCAACCAGCGCCACTTCACCAAGCGGTTCGTCGGCGAGGAGGTCGAAGGAGGGGCGCTCGCCGACTACGAGAACCCCTTCGGGACGTTCCCGGGCGGCATGGAGGACCTGCGCTCCACCGCGCACTGGCTGCGCTTCACCGCCGCCGAGGCGGTGAAGATGAAGTCCCGGTCGGGCGAGATGGTCGCGTCGCGGCTCTACGAGTTCGACCGCGCCCGGCGGCTGGACCTCTCGCGCATGAGCCGCCGCGAGCTGCACGCCGAACTCACCCGCAACCTGGGCTACTTCCACGACATGCACATCGGCTACATGCCGTACTACATCAACGCCTTCGGGTTCTACGGGATCCTCACCGAGCTGTGCCGGCTGTGGCTCGGCGAGGAGGGCGAGAACCTGCAGAACCGCATCAAGACGGACATGTCCAGCCTGCGGACGGTGGAGTCCGCGAAGGAGATCTGGGCCGTCGCCCAGGCCGCCAAGGACCGGCCCCGGGTGCTGCGCATCATCAACGAGCAGCCGCTGGAGTCCGTCGAGGAGACGCTGCGCGCGGACGACGAGGGCGCCGTGTTCTGGGAGCGGCACATGGAGCCGTTCCTGCGCGCCAACGGCACCCGCGGCCACCAGGAGATGGAGATCACCCACCCGCGGTGGATCGACGACCCGTCGTACATCTTCCAGATGATCCGGCGCTACGCCTCCGACGGCTTCTCCGCCGACGACATCCTCAGGCGCAGCAGCGGCTACCGCGACGACTCGCGGGAGATCCTCACGAAGCTTTCGCTGCCGCAGCGCAAGGTGATCGAGACGGTCATCTCGCTGTACGCGCTGTGCAGCGAGCTGCGCGAGGCCACCCGGATGTCGATGATCACCTCGATCTGGCTGGTGCGCAACGTGGTGTACGAGGTGGGCCGGCGCCTGGTGGACAAGGGCGTCCTGCACTCCCTCGACGAGGTCGCCCACCTCGACTTCGAGGACGTGCGGGCCTACCTGGCCGGGGAGGCCGGCGAGCCGGAGGCCTTCTCCCGGGAGCGGATCGACGAGGCCCGGCGCGTCCACGAGTACCGCAAGCGGCTGCCGGAGCCGCCGCTGACGTTCATCGGCGAGCACGACATCACCCAGGCCGTGCGGCCCGCCCCCGACGGGGCCCGGCTCAGCGGGCTGGGGGCGAGCCCCGGGCGGGTCGTCGGCCGCGCCCGCATCGTGGAGGACCTCGCCTGGCAGGCCGACGAGTTCGAGGCCGGCGAGATCCTCGTGACCCGCTACACCGACGCCTCGTGGACGCCGCTGTTCGCCATCGCCGGCGGCGTGGTCACCGACGTCGGCTCGATGCTGTCGCACAGCTCGATCGTCTCCCGCGAGTTCCACGTGCCGTCGGTCGTGAACACCAAGTACGCGACGCAGCGCATCAACACCGGGGACATGGTCATGGTCGACGGCGACACGGGGACGGTCGAGGTCGTCGAAGGCTGA
- a CDS encoding class I SAM-dependent methyltransferase, with product MDVLSLVKSVGNRVGEPLGDALAAVRIVGNWRMPLLLAVSKGIITPVYRAAFLASATGSGVLGRLAVRPCDLESLADKLGATQDKQRLRAWLEIGVRLGELDKREGCYRLKSLAARTLARAGNDALAAALEEVLRFHVPVLLGGPRMAATGERFSLGDQDGLVIARSTRVIEPFVEAAIARTLDRERPVRLLEIGCGSGVHVRHAARLNPRLSALAVDMQQEVAETAAKNMAEWGLSDRVETRQGDLRTLDLQPQFDLVTMHNNIYYFAEDERVAALERVRSLLAPGGRILLTTSCQGGNIGLDVLGLWFAYADFGGPLPREEELVAQLERAGFTGVEAARLVPGEQFRAFTATSK from the coding sequence ATGGACGTACTGAGCCTGGTCAAGAGCGTCGGGAACCGCGTCGGGGAGCCCCTCGGCGACGCCCTGGCCGCCGTGCGGATCGTCGGCAACTGGCGGATGCCCCTGCTGCTCGCGGTGTCCAAGGGGATCATCACGCCCGTCTACCGGGCGGCCTTCCTCGCCTCCGCGACGGGCTCCGGCGTGCTGGGCCGGCTGGCCGTGCGCCCCTGCGACCTGGAGTCGCTGGCCGACAAGCTGGGCGCGACGCAGGACAAGCAGCGGCTGCGCGCCTGGCTGGAGATCGGGGTGCGCCTCGGCGAACTGGACAAGCGCGAGGGCTGCTACCGGCTCAAGAGCCTCGCCGCCCGCACCCTCGCGCGGGCCGGCAACGACGCCCTGGCCGCCGCCCTGGAGGAGGTGCTGCGCTTCCACGTGCCGGTGCTGCTCGGCGGCCCCCGGATGGCGGCGACCGGCGAGCGCTTCTCCCTGGGCGACCAGGACGGGCTCGTCATCGCCCGCTCGACGCGCGTGATCGAGCCGTTCGTGGAGGCGGCGATCGCGCGCACCCTCGACCGGGAGCGCCCCGTGCGGCTGCTGGAGATCGGCTGCGGCAGCGGCGTCCACGTGCGGCACGCGGCGCGGCTCAACCCGCGGCTGTCGGCCCTCGCCGTCGACATGCAGCAGGAGGTCGCGGAGACCGCCGCCAAGAACATGGCCGAGTGGGGGCTCTCCGACCGCGTCGAGACCCGCCAGGGCGACCTGCGCACCCTCGACCTGCAGCCGCAGTTCGACCTCGTGACGATGCACAACAACATCTACTACTTCGCCGAGGACGAGCGCGTGGCGGCGCTGGAGCGGGTGCGCTCGCTGCTGGCGCCCGGCGGACGGATCCTGCTCACCACGTCCTGCCAGGGCGGCAACATCGGCCTGGACGTGCTCGGTCTCTGGTTCGCCTACGCCGACTTCGGCGGCCCCCTGCCCCGCGAGGAGGAGCTCGTCGCGCAGCTGGAGCGCGCCGGGTTCACCGGCGTCGAGGCGGCCCGGCTCGTCCCGGGCGAGCAGTTCCGCGCCTTCACGGCCACCAGCAAGTAG
- a CDS encoding FtsK/SpoIIIE domain-containing protein has protein sequence MRLFVSLASSSSADREVVLDAPGAATVGALAAQLGGVAGDGVEPPVLHLGSRPLPADATLTAAGIRDGVRLGLGRPADAESAAYGAPRGELPPPSRTPDGERLPRGAGVELQLVGGRGAGRVWALAPGTHGVGPQPGGSVRLEGRDVPPSGVRVTVRPDGTVLLHTGEQDAHVALSLPVPPPDRPRADATPLPPAPPGDLPDPDADTAEPLPPGWCVWPLGGELALGEFLLRVAEPTEADAALAVSADGAHLDFNRPPRIVPPLQPERFVLPAPPVAPAHRAIPLLMMLSPLVMGIGMVVFLKSYYYLVFALFSPVLALANHWSGKRTGWRDYVAAAASYRTRRASLEEDVQAKVDRERALRTEAAPDPATAGLWAVGPGARLWERQRSHADHLHVRVGTVRQPSLLTIDDAAREDNHRSVHWDIPDMPIGVDLVGDGVLGIAGEREATAALARWAVAQAAILHSPRDVRITVLTDAAGAAGWEWVRWLPHARPGQGGVAAPAAGGPAVTLGNDPETVAARVTELVSAVRSRSRARESGLGGTLIAEPDLLVVLDGARLLRDVPGMIQVLKEGPAVRVFLICVDREERMLPEECVSVCSVGARELTLRRTGRTDVTTARPDLVDAEWCERIARALAPVRDVTPDGSDGLPAEVGLLRLLGLEPPHGDEFVRRWEQQPASTSMLLGSGYSGPVAFDLVKDGPHALIAGTTGAGKSELLQTLVATLAAANRPDEMTFVLVDYKGGSAFKDCVRLPHTLGMVTDLDSHLVERALTSLGAELLRREHVLAAVGAKDHAEYRAMRRRNPSLAPLPRLVLVIDEFATLARDVQEFIPGLVSIAQRGRSLGIHLVLATQRPAGVVTADIRANTNLRISLRVTDAADSQDVLEVNDAVGISAGTPGRALARIGHRSVLPFQTAYAGTPREDGPAAEAGPVPVQPERPVTAADIRATDVTWAQLGRPAPAPGPDRAAEDDAGLLDDPSAATDLTALVEAVQEAATALGIPQQPSPWLPPLPHRLTLDDLDDLTNRSVPAGLPDGYLAPVPWALADVPGAQCQEALELDLNAFGHLYVIGTPRSGRTQVLRTLAGALARRHSTADVHLYGIDAGGGALAALHPLPHCGAVVPRADLERIGRLLARLMAETARRQELLAAHGASGLAELRSLLRPEDRPAHVVVLVDGWDSLVALLGDHDGGRYVHELTALIREGAPLGIHVVATSERALLTGKAAALNDDRLLLRLTDRTEYTLAGVAARRIPELVPPGRGWRGGSGTEVQVALLGRPAEGAAAPVGGRDQAEALREIGARAERRDRAVPAARRPAKVLTLPARIAFADAYDKVPEAQRRPLWGLLGISGDDLAPLGVDFAADAPSFLISGPPGTGRSTTLASLAVSLLAGGTRVVALTPRESPLRGLARHPLATVLAQADPPEEDVRAALDAGTGPAVVLVDDADLLSSMPAADEVLRDIAATGRDRGIGLAAAGTPEALTSAGFGWLGQARRLRKGLLLAPQSPSEGDMLGVRLPYDLLRSRPVPGRGLTVDPVTGDLVSLLVPETVLQEG, from the coding sequence ATGAGACTCTTCGTCAGCCTCGCCTCGTCCTCCTCCGCCGACCGGGAAGTCGTCCTGGACGCCCCCGGCGCCGCCACCGTCGGGGCCCTCGCCGCGCAGCTCGGCGGGGTCGCGGGGGACGGCGTCGAGCCGCCCGTCCTCCATCTCGGCAGCCGCCCGCTCCCGGCCGACGCCACGCTCACCGCCGCGGGGATCCGTGACGGCGTCCGGCTGGGGCTCGGCCGCCCCGCCGACGCGGAGTCCGCCGCCTACGGCGCACCCCGCGGTGAACTTCCTCCGCCGTCCCGCACTCCCGACGGCGAGCGCCTGCCGCGCGGCGCGGGCGTGGAGCTGCAGCTCGTCGGCGGCCGCGGTGCCGGTCGCGTCTGGGCGCTGGCGCCGGGCACGCACGGTGTCGGCCCGCAGCCGGGCGGTTCCGTCCGCCTGGAGGGGCGGGACGTGCCGCCGTCGGGGGTGCGGGTCACCGTGCGGCCCGACGGCACGGTCCTCCTCCACACCGGCGAGCAGGACGCGCACGTCGCGCTCTCCCTGCCCGTGCCGCCGCCCGACCGGCCGCGCGCCGACGCGACGCCGCTGCCGCCGGCGCCGCCGGGCGACCTCCCCGATCCGGACGCCGACACCGCCGAGCCGCTCCCGCCGGGCTGGTGCGTGTGGCCGCTGGGCGGCGAGCTCGCCCTCGGGGAGTTCCTGCTGCGGGTGGCGGAGCCGACCGAGGCGGACGCCGCCCTCGCGGTGTCCGCGGACGGCGCCCACCTGGACTTCAACCGGCCGCCGCGCATCGTGCCGCCGCTGCAGCCGGAGCGCTTCGTCCTGCCCGCTCCGCCCGTCGCGCCCGCCCACCGGGCGATCCCGCTGCTGATGATGCTGTCGCCCCTGGTCATGGGCATCGGCATGGTCGTCTTCCTCAAGTCGTACTACTACTTGGTGTTCGCGCTCTTCAGCCCGGTGCTGGCGCTCGCGAACCACTGGAGCGGCAAGCGGACCGGCTGGCGCGACTACGTGGCCGCCGCCGCCAGCTACCGGACGCGCCGGGCGTCGCTGGAGGAGGACGTCCAGGCCAAGGTGGACCGCGAGCGCGCGTTGCGGACCGAGGCGGCCCCGGACCCCGCGACCGCGGGCCTGTGGGCGGTCGGCCCGGGCGCCCGGCTCTGGGAGCGCCAGCGCTCGCACGCCGACCACCTCCACGTGCGCGTCGGCACCGTCCGGCAGCCGTCCCTGCTCACCATCGACGACGCCGCACGCGAGGACAACCACCGCTCCGTCCACTGGGACATCCCCGACATGCCGATCGGGGTGGACCTGGTGGGCGACGGGGTGCTCGGCATCGCCGGCGAGCGCGAGGCCACCGCGGCCCTGGCCCGCTGGGCGGTCGCCCAGGCGGCGATCCTGCACAGTCCGCGCGACGTCCGGATCACCGTGCTCACCGACGCTGCGGGCGCGGCCGGCTGGGAGTGGGTGCGCTGGCTGCCGCACGCCCGCCCGGGACAGGGCGGCGTGGCCGCCCCGGCCGCGGGCGGACCGGCGGTGACCCTCGGCAACGACCCCGAGACCGTCGCCGCCCGGGTCACCGAGCTCGTCTCGGCCGTCCGGTCCCGCAGCCGCGCCCGGGAGTCCGGGCTGGGCGGGACGCTGATCGCCGAACCCGACCTGCTCGTCGTCCTCGACGGGGCGCGCCTGCTGCGCGACGTCCCCGGCATGATCCAGGTCCTCAAGGAGGGGCCCGCCGTGCGGGTCTTCCTGATCTGCGTCGACCGCGAGGAGCGGATGCTCCCGGAGGAGTGCGTGTCGGTCTGCTCCGTCGGCGCCCGCGAACTCACGCTGCGCCGCACGGGCAGGACCGACGTGACCACGGCCCGCCCGGACCTGGTCGACGCCGAATGGTGCGAGCGGATCGCCCGTGCCCTGGCGCCCGTGCGCGACGTGACCCCCGACGGCTCGGACGGCCTCCCCGCCGAGGTCGGGCTGCTGCGGCTGCTCGGCCTCGAACCGCCCCACGGGGACGAGTTCGTCCGCAGGTGGGAGCAGCAGCCCGCGTCCACCAGCATGCTGCTGGGCTCCGGCTATTCCGGGCCCGTCGCCTTCGACCTCGTCAAGGACGGCCCGCACGCCCTGATCGCGGGGACCACGGGCGCGGGCAAGTCCGAGCTGCTGCAGACGCTGGTGGCCACCCTCGCCGCGGCCAACCGGCCGGACGAGATGACCTTCGTGCTGGTCGACTACAAGGGCGGGAGCGCCTTCAAGGACTGCGTGCGGCTGCCGCACACCCTCGGCATGGTCACCGACCTGGACAGCCACCTCGTCGAGCGCGCCCTCACCTCGCTGGGCGCCGAACTGCTCCGCCGCGAGCACGTCCTCGCGGCGGTCGGCGCCAAGGACCACGCCGAGTACCGGGCGATGCGGCGGCGGAACCCGTCCCTCGCACCGCTGCCCCGGCTGGTCCTGGTCATCGACGAGTTCGCCACGCTCGCCCGGGACGTGCAGGAGTTCATCCCGGGGCTGGTCTCCATCGCGCAGCGCGGCCGCTCCCTCGGCATCCACCTGGTGCTGGCGACGCAGCGGCCCGCCGGAGTGGTCACCGCCGACATCCGGGCCAACACCAACCTGCGGATCTCCCTGCGCGTGACCGACGCCGCGGACAGCCAGGACGTCCTGGAGGTCAACGACGCCGTCGGCATCTCCGCCGGCACGCCCGGCCGGGCGCTGGCCCGGATCGGGCACCGGTCGGTCCTGCCGTTCCAGACCGCCTACGCGGGCACGCCGCGCGAGGACGGGCCGGCGGCGGAGGCCGGGCCGGTCCCGGTGCAGCCGGAACGGCCCGTCACCGCCGCCGACATCCGGGCGACGGACGTGACGTGGGCGCAGCTCGGGCGCCCGGCGCCCGCACCGGGCCCGGACCGTGCCGCGGAGGACGACGCCGGCCTCCTGGACGACCCCTCGGCCGCGACCGACCTGACCGCGCTCGTCGAGGCCGTCCAGGAGGCGGCCACGGCCCTCGGCATCCCGCAGCAGCCGAGCCCGTGGCTGCCGCCGCTGCCGCACCGTCTCACCCTGGACGACCTGGACGACCTGACGAACCGGTCCGTTCCCGCGGGGCTTCCCGACGGGTACCTCGCCCCGGTCCCGTGGGCGCTCGCCGACGTCCCGGGCGCCCAGTGCCAGGAGGCCCTGGAGCTGGACCTCAACGCCTTCGGGCACCTCTACGTCATCGGGACGCCGCGCTCGGGCCGGACCCAGGTGCTGCGCACCCTCGCCGGGGCGCTCGCCCGCCGCCATTCCACGGCGGACGTGCACCTGTACGGCATCGACGCGGGGGGCGGCGCGCTCGCCGCCCTCCACCCGCTGCCGCACTGCGGGGCAGTCGTGCCGCGCGCCGACCTGGAGCGCATCGGCCGGCTGCTGGCCCGGCTCATGGCCGAGACGGCCCGCCGTCAGGAGCTGCTGGCCGCGCACGGCGCCTCCGGGCTGGCCGAACTGCGGTCGCTGCTGCGGCCGGAGGACCGCCCGGCGCACGTCGTGGTCCTCGTCGACGGCTGGGACTCGCTGGTCGCCCTGCTCGGCGACCACGACGGCGGCCGTTACGTCCACGAGCTCACCGCCCTCATCCGGGAGGGCGCGCCCCTGGGCATCCATGTGGTCGCCACCTCGGAGCGGGCCCTGCTCACCGGCAAGGCCGCCGCGCTCAACGACGACCGGCTGCTGCTCCGGCTGACCGACCGCACCGAGTACACGCTCGCGGGCGTGGCGGCCCGGCGGATCCCCGAGCTGGTGCCGCCGGGCCGGGGCTGGCGCGGCGGCAGCGGCACCGAGGTCCAGGTGGCCCTGCTGGGCCGCCCCGCGGAGGGCGCCGCCGCCCCGGTCGGCGGCCGCGACCAGGCGGAGGCGCTGCGGGAGATCGGTGCGCGGGCGGAGCGGCGCGACCGCGCCGTGCCGGCCGCGCGGCGTCCCGCGAAGGTGCTCACCCTGCCCGCGAGGATCGCCTTCGCCGACGCGTACGACAAGGTGCCCGAGGCGCAGCGGCGGCCGCTGTGGGGCCTGCTGGGCATCAGCGGCGACGACCTGGCGCCGCTCGGCGTGGACTTCGCGGCGGACGCCCCGTCGTTCCTGATCAGCGGCCCGCCCGGAACGGGGCGTTCCACGACGCTGGCGTCCCTCGCGGTCTCCCTGCTGGCCGGGGGCACGCGGGTGGTCGCCCTCACGCCGCGCGAATCGCCGTTGCGCGGGCTGGCCCGGCACCCGCTGGCGACCGTGCTGGCGCAGGCCGATCCGCCCGAGGAGGACGTGCGGGCCGCCCTCGACGCGGGCACCGGCCCGGCCGTGGTGCTGGTCGACGACGCGGACCTGCTGTCCTCGATGCCCGCGGCCGACGAGGTGCTGCGCGACATCGCAGCGACCGGTCGCGACCGGGGCATCGGCCTGGCGGCCGCGGGCACTCCGGAGGCGCTGACCTCCGCCGGGTTCGGCTGGCTGGGGCAGGCGCGCAGGCTCCGCAAGGGACTGCTGCTGGCCCCGCAGTCCCCGAGCGAGGGGGACATGCTCGGAGTGCGGCTCCCGTACGACCTGCTGCGCTCGCGGCCCGTGCCCGGGCGCGGGCTGACGGTGGATCCGGTGACGGGGGACCTGGTCTCCCTCCTCGTGCCGGAGACCGTGCTGCAGGAGGGGTGA
- a CDS encoding MFS transporter, with protein MNPSTTERAGRATGDRSADVTGRRPVRVGVLVAALLTACVAFQLNASMLSPALKSIEDSLGASSAEIGLTQTAFFTSAALFSLFLPRLGDVIGRRKVLAGMLALMAVGCVVAALAESVPMLFAGRILQGASGPTVPLCLIMLRVEVTEPKRYGTLLGVITAVNGGVAGVDSLAGGFLADNHGFQAVFWAMAVVAVVATVLVATLTPESKVAAADRMDWPGVALLVVSVGSLLIALNEAGKLGDARWPMVAGLTAVSAVAFALFWRTEDRSGHPLVATRHLKQRGTWATLLTTTLTMTGVFAVMNGLIPSLAQDAEAGLGMSAEASAWWTLTPYALAGLAMGPVAGRLAATFGYGRVLRLGLVGSAASVVLMILTIPAHSRVLLLVASLLVGITYAGVANIVLNGLGIVLSPKENPGFLPGLNAGAFNLGAGLSFALLYAVKTAVQPADPASSTGYTAGMIAGVVIMVAALATSFLIPKPATAEAHG; from the coding sequence ATGAACCCTTCCACCACCGAGCGCGCCGGGCGCGCCACCGGTGACCGGTCCGCCGATGTGACGGGCCGCCGTCCCGTCCGGGTGGGCGTGCTGGTCGCCGCGCTGCTCACGGCCTGTGTCGCCTTCCAGCTCAACGCCAGCATGCTCAGCCCCGCGCTGAAGAGCATCGAGGACAGCCTCGGCGCCAGCTCCGCCGAGATCGGCCTCACCCAGACCGCGTTCTTCACGTCGGCCGCCCTGTTCTCGCTCTTCCTGCCGCGCCTCGGCGACGTCATCGGACGCCGCAAGGTCCTGGCCGGCATGCTGGCCCTGATGGCCGTCGGGTGCGTGGTCGCGGCGCTGGCGGAGAGCGTGCCCATGCTGTTCGCCGGACGGATCCTGCAGGGCGCGTCCGGGCCCACCGTCCCCCTGTGCCTGATCATGCTGCGGGTCGAGGTGACCGAGCCGAAGCGCTACGGCACCCTCCTCGGTGTGATCACGGCCGTCAACGGCGGCGTCGCCGGTGTGGACTCCCTCGCGGGCGGCTTCCTCGCGGACAACCACGGCTTCCAGGCCGTCTTCTGGGCGATGGCCGTCGTGGCCGTCGTCGCCACCGTCCTGGTCGCCACCCTGACGCCCGAGAGCAAGGTCGCGGCCGCCGACCGGATGGACTGGCCGGGCGTGGCCCTGCTCGTCGTCTCCGTCGGCTCGCTGCTCATCGCGCTCAACGAGGCCGGCAAGCTGGGCGATGCCCGCTGGCCGATGGTCGCCGGGCTGACGGCCGTCTCCGCCGTCGCCTTCGCCCTGTTCTGGCGCACCGAGGACCGCAGCGGCCACCCGCTGGTCGCCACCCGGCACCTCAAGCAGCGCGGGACCTGGGCCACCCTGCTGACCACCACGCTCACCATGACCGGCGTCTTCGCCGTCATGAACGGCCTCATCCCCTCCCTCGCCCAGGACGCCGAGGCGGGCCTGGGGATGTCCGCCGAGGCCTCCGCGTGGTGGACGCTCACCCCGTACGCCCTCGCGGGCCTCGCCATGGGGCCGGTCGCCGGCCGGCTCGCGGCCACCTTCGGCTACGGGCGCGTCCTGCGCCTGGGTCTCGTGGGGTCGGCGGCGTCCGTCGTCCTGATGATCCTCACCATCCCGGCGCACTCGCGCGTCCTGCTGCTGGTGGCCTCGCTGCTGGTCGGCATCACCTACGCGGGTGTGGCGAACATCGTGCTCAACGGCCTGGGCATCGTGCTGTCGCCCAAGGAGAACCCGGGCTTCCTGCCCGGTCTCAACGCGGGCGCGTTCAACCTCGGCGCGGGCCTGAGCTTCGCCCTGCTGTACGCGGTGAAGACCGCCGTGCAGCCGGCCGACCCGGCCTCGTCCACCGGCTACACCGCCGGCATGATCGCGGGTGTCGTGATCATGGTCGCCGCCCTCGCGACGTCCTTCCTCATCCCGAAGCCGGCCACGGCGGAGGCGCACGGCTGA
- a CDS encoding aromatic ring-hydroxylating oxygenase subunit alpha: MIPNQWYPILEAKDVGNGKPTGVRRMGEELVLWRDLDGNLVCQGARCPHKGANLADGRMKGNTVECPYHGFRYGPDGACKAVPAMGSGARIPRSLRVPTHPVREAHGLVWLWWGEERAEAGLPDIQIAPVVADNPKAHSTTHWTRPVHYTRYIESLLEFYHVTYVHRDHWFNYIDYLFLYGTARKLGLDGKERYLAATKIVNHKLETEGQTLRYSFDHQEEADPKNSTHYVITFTFPCQVHVQTEQFEATSWLVPVDDGHTEHILRWYEYPAFKPLLRAEKLRRILPWASLYMEKWIQDVQDVRIMERQEPKISEGGVSKFIPVDELNAKYLAIRSRLIQEATAPAAGEKPGTAATQESAAQPAPAAKPASANGRRTARTGAAPASPAR; this comes from the coding sequence ATGATCCCCAACCAGTGGTATCCGATACTCGAGGCGAAGGACGTAGGCAACGGCAAGCCCACCGGCGTCCGCCGCATGGGCGAGGAACTGGTGCTGTGGCGCGACCTCGACGGCAACCTGGTCTGCCAGGGCGCGCGCTGCCCGCACAAGGGCGCGAACCTCGCCGACGGCCGGATGAAGGGCAACACCGTCGAGTGCCCCTACCACGGCTTCCGCTACGGCCCCGACGGCGCGTGCAAGGCCGTTCCCGCGATGGGCTCGGGGGCCCGCATACCCCGCTCGCTGCGGGTGCCCACGCACCCGGTGCGGGAAGCACACGGGCTGGTGTGGCTGTGGTGGGGCGAGGAGCGGGCCGAGGCCGGCCTGCCGGACATCCAGATCGCGCCGGTCGTCGCGGACAACCCCAAGGCCCACTCGACGACGCACTGGACCCGCCCGGTCCACTACACCCGCTACATCGAAAGCCTGCTCGAGTTCTACCACGTCACGTACGTCCACCGTGATCACTGGTTCAACTACATCGACTACCTGTTCCTCTACGGGACGGCGCGCAAGCTGGGCCTGGACGGCAAGGAGCGCTACCTCGCGGCGACGAAGATCGTCAACCACAAGCTGGAGACCGAGGGCCAGACGCTGCGCTACTCCTTCGACCACCAGGAGGAGGCGGACCCGAAGAACAGCACGCACTACGTCATCACGTTCACCTTCCCCTGCCAGGTCCACGTCCAGACCGAGCAGTTCGAGGCGACGTCGTGGCTGGTCCCCGTCGACGACGGGCACACCGAGCACATCCTGCGCTGGTACGAGTACCCGGCGTTCAAGCCGCTCCTCCGAGCGGAGAAGCTGCGGCGCATCCTGCCGTGGGCCTCCCTCTACATGGAGAAGTGGATCCAGGACGTCCAGGACGTCCGCATCATGGAGCGGCAGGAGCCGAAGATCAGCGAGGGCGGCGTCAGCAAGTTCATCCCCGTCGACGAACTGAACGCCAAGTACTTGGCGATCCGCTCGCGGCTGATCCAGGAGGCCACGGCGCCTGCGGCGGGCGAGAAGCCCGGGACGGCGGCCACGCAGGAGTCCGCGGCACAGCCGGCGCCTGCAGCGAAGCCGGCATCTGCGAACGGCCGCCGGACGGCGAGGACGGGGGCGGCACCGGCGAGCCCCGCGCGCTGA